The Acidimicrobiales bacterium genome includes a window with the following:
- a CDS encoding acetyl-CoA C-acetyltransferase, translating to MAEAVIVATSRTAIGRAGKGGLVEARPDDLSAFIIDDVLSKVPALPRDQIEDVMWGTAQPGGEQGYNLGRVASLLAGLDAPGTTVNRYCSSSLQTIRMAAHAIRAGEGDAFVSGGVECVSRFQFGAADTGSHNARFADAEARTAGRTGEGTGAWADPDGLPDIYIAMGQTAENVAEHKGVSRQAQDEWGVRSQNRAEAAQVRGFFEREITPYTLPDGSVFSSDDGIRAGTTYEKVSQLSPVFRPDGTVTAGNACPLNDGAAAVVVMSDTRAAELGIKPLARIISSGVSALSPEIMGLGPIEAIRQALGRAGMTAADIDLFEINEAFAAQVLPSADEVGIDLDKLNVNGGAIALGHPFGMTGARIMTTLLNGLEDSDKEFGVESMCVGGGQGMAMVVQRLS from the coding sequence ATGGCTGAAGCCGTCATCGTCGCCACCAGTCGCACCGCCATCGGGCGGGCCGGAAAGGGCGGCCTCGTCGAGGCCCGTCCCGACGACCTGTCCGCCTTCATCATCGACGACGTGCTCTCCAAGGTGCCCGCACTGCCTCGTGACCAGATTGAGGACGTCATGTGGGGTACCGCCCAGCCGGGCGGCGAGCAGGGCTACAACCTGGGTCGGGTGGCCAGCCTGCTGGCCGGCCTTGACGCGCCGGGCACCACCGTGAACCGTTACTGCTCATCGTCGCTCCAGACGATCCGCATGGCTGCGCATGCCATCCGGGCCGGCGAGGGTGACGCCTTCGTCTCCGGTGGCGTGGAGTGCGTCAGCCGATTCCAGTTCGGTGCTGCGGACACCGGCTCCCACAACGCCCGCTTCGCCGACGCCGAAGCCCGCACCGCGGGTCGAACTGGTGAGGGCACGGGCGCCTGGGCCGATCCCGACGGTTTGCCCGACATCTACATCGCCATGGGCCAGACGGCTGAGAACGTGGCCGAGCACAAGGGCGTATCCCGTCAGGCCCAGGACGAGTGGGGTGTCCGTTCCCAGAACCGCGCCGAGGCCGCTCAGGTCCGTGGCTTCTTCGAACGGGAAATCACGCCCTACACCCTGCCCGATGGCTCGGTGTTCAGCTCCGACGACGGCATCCGTGCCGGCACTACCTACGAGAAGGTGTCCCAACTCTCGCCGGTGTTCCGTCCCGACGGTACCGTCACGGCTGGCAACGCCTGTCCGCTCAACGACGGCGCCGCTGCGGTGGTCGTCATGAGCGACACCCGGGCTGCCGAGTTGGGCATCAAGCCCTTGGCCCGCATCATTTCGTCCGGCGTGTCGGCTCTCAGCCCTGAGATCATGGGCCTCGGCCCCATCGAGGCCATCCGTCAAGCCCTCGGCCGGGCCGGCATGACCGCCGCCGACATCGACCTGTTCGAGATCAACGAGGCCTTCGCGGCTCAGGTCCTGCCGTCGGCCGACGAGGTCGGCATCGACCTGGACAAGCTGAACGTGAACGGTGGGGCCATTGCCCTGGGCCATCCGTTCGGCATGACCGGTGCCCGCATCATGACCACGCTGCTCAACGGCCTCGAGGACTCCGACAAGGAGTTCGGCGTCGAGTCCATGTGCGTGGGCGGCGGCCAGGGCATGGCCATGGTCGTGCAGCGCCTGAGCTGA
- a CDS encoding aspartate dehydrogenase: protein MAVAESHRVVFVGWGSIARATVQFLGEDPIEVVAVAGRSGTPVPPDLPASAQLITDPDELIGFRPDVVVETAGRDAVGLWGRAALELGADLIVSSTSALADEVLRVELEELAIGHGARVVVHPGALGGVDALAAAAAMGIGDVEHRIVKPPGAWLGTPAEEEFDLGALDEPVTIFRGTAAGAASRYPRNANVAMTTALAGIGPDQTKVMLVADPAATTNRHEISVSGAFGQLTVMIDNRPLPDNPKTSAMAALNLARCIRNRVEPFVI, encoded by the coding sequence ATGGCTGTCGCGGAATCCCATCGGGTCGTCTTCGTGGGATGGGGGTCGATCGCCCGGGCCACCGTCCAGTTCCTAGGTGAGGACCCGATCGAGGTGGTGGCGGTCGCCGGGAGGTCCGGGACGCCGGTCCCTCCCGACCTGCCCGCCAGCGCCCAGTTGATCACCGACCCCGATGAGTTGATCGGATTCCGGCCGGACGTCGTGGTCGAGACTGCTGGACGAGACGCCGTAGGGCTGTGGGGGAGGGCCGCGTTGGAGTTGGGCGCCGATCTGATCGTGTCGTCCACCTCTGCTCTCGCGGACGAGGTCTTGCGGGTCGAACTTGAGGAGCTCGCTATCGGGCACGGAGCCCGGGTCGTAGTCCACCCGGGAGCGTTGGGTGGGGTCGATGCCCTGGCTGCGGCGGCGGCGATGGGCATCGGAGACGTCGAGCATCGGATCGTGAAGCCGCCGGGGGCGTGGCTCGGGACTCCTGCCGAGGAAGAGTTCGATCTCGGGGCCCTTGACGAGCCAGTGACCATCTTTCGTGGCACGGCTGCCGGGGCGGCGTCCCGGTATCCACGAAACGCCAACGTGGCGATGACCACCGCTCTGGCCGGGATCGGCCCTGATCAGACAAAGGTCATGCTTGTCGCGGATCCCGCAGCGACCACGAATCGACACGAGATCTCGGTCAGCGGTGCCTTTGGTCAGCTCACCGTCATGATTGACAACCGGCCGCTCCCGGACAACCCGAAGACGTCCGCCATGGCGGCTTTGAATCTGGCTCGTTGCATCCGCAACCGGGTCGAGCCCTTCGTGATCTGA
- a CDS encoding NAD(P)/FAD-dependent oxidoreductase, with protein MTGQMTVVGGGQAGALLSIYLARQGHDVTLYESRPDLRRTDIGAGRSINLALATRGIVPLVDVGVIERVDEITIPMRGRLVHAVDDPTPALHPYGSRAHEVIHSVSRTGLNAILLDAAEATGQVRIEFGAELESVDFDQSVLRFVGGRTERFGVVFGADGAGSRVRASMVEQNSCRFETQWLDHGYKELTLPPAANGSYQLDPNALHLWPRGEFMLIALANPTGDFTVTLFAPTATFGALSSTGAVREFFDSEFGDFAALVPDLVEQFQTNPTGPLGTMRATGWSHEDRAVLVGDAAHAIVPFHGQGMNLAMESVRALDRHLREAPDDLGRAFRRYECERKPDAEAIADMALDNYLEMRAGVIDPDHVASRSLALELERRHPGHLSPRYNMVMFSTMPYAEARDRAARQAELLTAAMADPAVDVDGLVALLPELPALDPLADPEALSIA; from the coding sequence GTGACGGGTCAAATGACGGTGGTCGGCGGCGGACAGGCCGGTGCGCTGCTCTCGATCTACCTAGCGCGCCAGGGTCACGACGTGACGCTCTACGAGAGCCGACCAGACCTGCGCCGTACCGACATCGGTGCCGGACGGTCGATCAACCTGGCTTTGGCTACCCGCGGGATCGTCCCCCTCGTCGACGTCGGTGTAATCGAACGGGTCGACGAGATCACCATCCCCATGCGCGGGCGGTTGGTCCACGCGGTCGATGATCCGACGCCTGCACTGCACCCCTACGGGAGTCGGGCCCATGAGGTCATCCATTCGGTTTCCCGCACCGGCCTGAACGCCATCCTGTTGGATGCCGCGGAGGCAACCGGGCAGGTCAGGATTGAGTTCGGGGCCGAGTTGGAGTCAGTCGATTTCGATCAGTCGGTCCTGCGGTTTGTCGGTGGACGGACGGAGCGCTTCGGGGTGGTGTTCGGGGCCGATGGAGCGGGCTCGCGGGTGCGGGCGTCCATGGTCGAGCAGAACTCCTGCCGATTTGAGACCCAGTGGCTGGACCACGGCTATAAGGAGCTGACCCTGCCGCCGGCCGCAAACGGGAGCTACCAGTTGGACCCCAACGCCCTGCACCTCTGGCCCCGGGGCGAGTTCATGCTGATTGCTCTGGCCAACCCGACCGGTGACTTCACGGTCACCCTCTTCGCTCCGACGGCAACGTTCGGGGCGCTCTCATCGACCGGCGCCGTCCGGGAGTTCTTCGACTCGGAGTTCGGTGACTTCGCTGCACTGGTTCCCGACCTGGTCGAGCAGTTCCAGACCAACCCCACGGGCCCGTTGGGCACCATGCGGGCTACTGGGTGGAGCCACGAGGACCGGGCGGTGTTGGTGGGAGACGCCGCGCACGCCATTGTTCCGTTCCACGGTCAGGGCATGAACCTGGCCATGGAATCGGTCCGGGCCCTTGATCGGCACTTACGGGAGGCACCTGATGACCTCGGTCGCGCGTTCCGGCGCTATGAGTGCGAGCGCAAGCCTGATGCCGAGGCCATTGCCGACATGGCGCTGGACAACTACCTCGAGATGCGAGCTGGGGTGATCGACCCGGACCATGTGGCCAGTCGGTCATTGGCGCTCGAACTGGAACGTCGCCATCCTGGCCACCTGAGTCCCCGATACAACATGGTGATGTTCTCGACCATGCCCTATGCGGAGGCTCGGGACCGGGCCGCCCGGCAGGCCGAGCTTCTTACGGCAGCCATGGCCGACCCTGCAGTCGACGTCGACGGCCTGGTCGCCTTGCTACCTGAGTTGCCGGCACTTGATCCGTTGGCTGACCCCGAGGCGTTGTCGATCGCATGA
- a CDS encoding NAD-dependent succinate-semialdehyde dehydrogenase, whose protein sequence is MPTMTTYPELQIYIDGAWRTTATDLPVIDPATEHVIGRVPVAGSTDLDDALAAAAAGFEVWRATPPRERATLIVAAAALMRARQEEIAHAITLENGKPLVDARAEVIRGAEFFEWDAGEAMRTYGRVIPSGPDVKHVVHHQPIGPVAAFSPWNFPFSQPARKVAGALASGCSIILKSAEETPAGAMHIARAFHDAGLPPGVLNLVFGVPADISEHLIASDVIRLVAFTGSTVVGRHLTGMASDHMTSVLMELGGHAPVIVCEDTDVEAAATTSAIRAMRNAGQVCTSPTRFFVHEAVYEQFLDVITRRCERTVVGSGLESGVEMGPVANDRRLASVGDLVADACAAGGTLTTGGHRIGDTGYFYEPTVLADVPDHARIMQEEPFGPVAIVNPVDSLDTAIERANSVPFGLAAYGFTNRADHVDRMVDRVEAGNLSINMLEASLPETPFGGVKSSGYGREGGTEGLHHYMVVKNVSHSIPII, encoded by the coding sequence ATGCCGACCATGACGACCTACCCGGAGTTGCAGATCTACATCGACGGCGCGTGGCGGACGACCGCTACGGATTTGCCGGTCATCGACCCGGCAACAGAGCACGTGATTGGCCGGGTCCCCGTTGCCGGTTCCACCGACCTCGATGACGCCCTGGCCGCTGCGGCGGCCGGTTTCGAGGTGTGGCGAGCCACGCCGCCCCGGGAACGGGCCACCCTCATCGTGGCCGCGGCAGCCCTCATGCGGGCCCGTCAGGAGGAGATCGCCCACGCCATCACCCTTGAAAACGGGAAGCCACTCGTTGATGCGCGTGCCGAGGTGATTCGGGGCGCCGAGTTCTTCGAATGGGATGCCGGCGAGGCGATGCGAACCTACGGCCGGGTCATACCGAGCGGTCCGGACGTTAAGCACGTCGTCCACCACCAGCCCATCGGACCAGTCGCCGCGTTTTCACCCTGGAACTTCCCGTTCAGCCAGCCGGCCCGCAAGGTGGCCGGCGCTCTGGCGTCGGGGTGCTCGATCATCCTCAAGTCCGCCGAGGAGACACCGGCCGGTGCCATGCACATCGCCCGGGCCTTCCATGACGCGGGGCTCCCACCGGGCGTGCTGAACCTGGTGTTCGGCGTGCCGGCGGACATCTCCGAGCACCTGATCGCCAGCGACGTGATCCGATTGGTGGCCTTCACCGGGTCAACGGTCGTGGGGCGTCACCTCACCGGCATGGCGTCGGACCACATGACATCGGTCCTGATGGAACTCGGCGGACATGCGCCGGTCATTGTCTGCGAGGACACCGACGTCGAAGCTGCCGCGACCACCTCGGCCATCCGGGCCATGCGAAACGCCGGCCAGGTATGTACGTCACCCACCCGCTTCTTCGTCCACGAGGCCGTCTACGAGCAGTTCCTCGACGTGATCACCCGCCGGTGCGAGAGGACCGTGGTGGGTTCGGGCCTGGAGTCCGGTGTCGAGATGGGTCCGGTGGCCAATGATCGACGCCTAGCCTCGGTGGGCGACCTGGTTGCCGACGCGTGTGCCGCCGGAGGCACCTTGACCACCGGCGGCCACCGGATCGGCGACACCGGCTACTTCTACGAGCCGACGGTGCTGGCCGACGTGCCCGACCATGCCCGGATCATGCAGGAGGAACCCTTCGGACCGGTGGCCATCGTGAATCCGGTCGACTCGCTGGACACGGCCATCGAGCGGGCCAACTCGGTGCCCTTCGGACTGGCTGCCTACGGCTTCACCAACCGGGCAGACCATGTGGACCGCATGGTCGACCGTGTGGAGGCCGGCAACCTCTCGATCAACATGCTCGAGGCGTCGCTTCCCGAGACACCGTTCGGCGGCGTGAAGTCAAGTGGGTACGGCCGTGAAGGCGGCACCGAGGGCCTCCACCACTACATGGTGGTCAAGAACGTCTCTCACAGCATCCCCATCATCTGA
- a CDS encoding amidohydrolase family protein: protein MYDVLIRGGWVVDGTGEERRLANVAITDGRITAIGPDIGGTSPDEVARTVLEANGRAVCPGFIDVHTHYDAQVFWDGTLSPSPLHGVTTVIGGNCGFTIAPLSDNPADGEYLMRMLSRVEGMPLESLREGVPWNWRTTAEYLDAVDPLLAVNAGFKVGHSAIRRVVMGDEATGREATDAELDAMAALLSDGLSAGAMGFSSTWSTTHNDAEGRPVPSRHASRNEVLALCSVLVDYPGTSLEMLAAAGGPTDDESKSLLCDMSLAAGGRQVNWNVMQVTASTIDECFEKLEASSYAAERGGRVVALTIPMVIAARFSMASGFVLDAIPGWAEVMFLPHEEKKRVLADPAERRRLDDLAQGDHPFRRLANWGAMTIFDTVAPENDGCDGRTVADIAAERGCGEFDALLDICLADDLLTSFGRPDVPASVADWQARIDIWRDGRAVIGASDAGAHLDLLATFNYPTRVLAEPVRQHGLLSLEEAIHRMTAVQADLYGLVDRGRLVEGAHADVILIDEDIVDSDPVAMRPDLPGGAARLYAGATGIDDVLVAGVPVVADGAFTKYRPGRVLRSGTDSR from the coding sequence ATGTACGACGTGTTGATCCGGGGTGGCTGGGTGGTCGACGGAACGGGCGAAGAACGCCGACTAGCCAACGTGGCCATCACCGACGGTCGAATCACCGCCATTGGCCCCGACATTGGGGGCACATCACCCGACGAGGTGGCCCGCACCGTACTGGAGGCCAATGGGCGGGCTGTCTGTCCGGGGTTCATTGACGTCCACACCCACTACGACGCCCAGGTCTTCTGGGACGGCACGCTTAGCCCTTCACCTCTGCATGGGGTCACCACGGTCATCGGGGGGAACTGTGGCTTCACGATCGCGCCGCTGTCCGACAATCCGGCCGACGGCGAGTACCTCATGCGGATGCTCTCGCGCGTCGAGGGCATGCCCTTGGAGTCGCTCCGCGAAGGCGTGCCGTGGAACTGGCGGACCACCGCCGAGTACCTCGATGCCGTCGACCCGCTCCTAGCTGTCAACGCCGGCTTCAAGGTCGGCCACTCGGCTATACGACGGGTCGTCATGGGCGACGAAGCCACTGGACGCGAGGCCACCGATGCGGAGTTGGACGCCATGGCCGCCCTGCTCAGCGACGGCCTGTCGGCCGGCGCCATGGGTTTCTCGTCGACATGGTCGACCACCCACAATGACGCCGAAGGGCGACCGGTCCCCAGTCGGCACGCCTCCCGGAACGAAGTACTCGCCCTCTGTTCGGTGCTCGTCGACTACCCCGGCACCAGCCTCGAGATGCTGGCCGCTGCGGGCGGGCCAACGGACGACGAATCGAAATCCCTGCTCTGCGACATGTCTCTGGCCGCCGGCGGCCGCCAGGTCAACTGGAACGTCATGCAGGTCACCGCCTCCACCATCGACGAATGTTTCGAGAAGTTGGAGGCGTCGTCCTACGCCGCTGAACGGGGCGGCCGCGTGGTAGCCCTCACCATCCCCATGGTCATCGCCGCCCGATTCTCGATGGCCAGCGGCTTCGTGCTGGACGCCATCCCCGGCTGGGCCGAGGTCATGTTCCTCCCCCACGAGGAGAAGAAGCGGGTGCTGGCCGACCCAGCCGAACGCCGACGCCTCGACGATCTGGCTCAGGGTGACCATCCGTTCCGACGGCTGGCCAACTGGGGCGCCATGACCATCTTCGACACCGTTGCGCCTGAGAACGACGGGTGCGATGGTCGCACGGTGGCCGACATCGCTGCGGAGCGGGGTTGCGGCGAGTTCGACGCCCTACTCGACATCTGTCTGGCCGACGACCTCCTGACCTCGTTTGGACGGCCCGACGTACCGGCCTCTGTTGCCGACTGGCAGGCCCGGATCGACATCTGGCGCGATGGCCGGGCGGTCATTGGTGCATCGGACGCCGGAGCCCACCTCGACCTGCTGGCCACCTTCAACTACCCCACCCGGGTGCTCGCTGAGCCGGTCCGCCAGCATGGGCTGCTCTCCCTGGAGGAGGCGATCCACCGGATGACCGCCGTCCAGGCTGACCTGTACGGCCTGGTGGACCGTGGCCGCCTCGTCGAGGGTGCCCACGCCGACGTGATCCTGATCGACGAGGACATCGTGGACTCCGACCCGGTCGCCATGCGCCCCGATCTGCCCGGCGGAGCGGCCCGCCTCTACGCCGGCGCCACCGGTATCGACGACGTTCTGGTAGCCGGTGTGCCTGTGGTGGCCGACGGAGCGTTCACCAAATACCGTCCCGGACGGGTGCTGCGTAGCGGCACCGACAGCCGCTGA
- a CDS encoding class I SAM-dependent methyltransferase: protein MADHRSFFLDDALHDYVIAHTTPTDPVRRLLTEATAALGPWARMQVADDQAALLSTLVQAIRPTLAVEVGTFTGSSSLAIARALPPGARLLCCDVSDEWTAIARTHWAMAGIDDRIDLVIAPALQTLKGLGDAVVDFAFIDADKTGYLAYYEELVPRLSPHGLLAIDNVLWAGKVLDPAADDDDTVALRALNDRIVADDRVKVVMLSVGDGLTLVRRA, encoded by the coding sequence ATGGCCGACCATCGATCCTTCTTTCTGGATGACGCACTCCACGACTACGTCATCGCCCACACCACTCCAACCGACCCGGTCCGTCGGTTGCTCACCGAGGCCACCGCGGCGCTCGGTCCATGGGCCCGGATGCAGGTGGCCGACGACCAGGCCGCCCTGCTCTCCACGCTGGTGCAGGCCATCCGCCCCACACTGGCGGTCGAGGTCGGGACCTTCACCGGTTCGTCGTCGTTGGCCATCGCCCGAGCGTTGCCTCCCGGCGCTCGCCTTTTGTGTTGTGACGTGTCCGACGAGTGGACGGCCATCGCCCGGACCCACTGGGCGATGGCCGGTATCGACGACCGGATCGACCTGGTCATCGCCCCGGCGCTTCAGACGCTGAAGGGGCTGGGCGACGCGGTGGTGGACTTCGCCTTCATCGATGCCGACAAGACCGGTTACCTCGCCTACTACGAGGAACTCGTCCCCCGCCTCTCACCTCACGGCCTGTTGGCCATCGACAACGTCCTGTGGGCCGGCAAGGTGCTCGACCCAGCGGCCGACGACGACGACACCGTGGCGCTTCGGGCGCTCAACGACCGGATCGTCGCCGACGACCGGGTCAAGGTGGTCATGCTGTCCGTCGGCGACGGGCTGACGCTGGTCCGGCGGGCCTGA
- a CDS encoding dihydrodipicolinate synthase family protein, whose product MDYGRSDAKAYAREHMKGIWAAALMPFTGDLRIDEDGFRENVRHWTEDLGIEGLFVAGKQGEFFSMSVDERKRSFELAVEATRGRGHTIMSCSDQNMDVVIDLARHAADVGADYIVVHAPALHFHSARDETLLGYYRAIAEQVDIGIALWSHPDSGYLMSPELCNRLADIETVVAIKYSVPRPLYSELTALASDRIQVSTASEDEWLDNILELDWRLYLCSSPPFLLQTATDRRMHDYTRAAFEGRADDARSISASLDPVRAALKGTRPAEKPHAHQKYWQELLGQVGGRVRGPLLELTEDEKRITREAFEQCGLGS is encoded by the coding sequence ATGGACTACGGCAGAAGCGACGCTAAGGCGTACGCCCGTGAGCACATGAAGGGCATCTGGGCTGCGGCCCTCATGCCGTTTACCGGGGACCTCCGCATCGACGAGGACGGCTTCCGCGAGAACGTCCGGCACTGGACCGAAGACCTCGGCATCGAAGGCCTCTTCGTGGCCGGCAAGCAGGGCGAGTTCTTCTCGATGTCGGTCGATGAACGCAAGCGGTCATTCGAACTGGCCGTCGAAGCGACCCGGGGACGGGGCCACACGATCATGTCGTGCTCGGACCAGAACATGGACGTGGTCATCGACCTAGCCCGCCACGCAGCCGACGTGGGGGCCGACTACATCGTCGTACATGCGCCGGCGCTGCACTTCCACTCGGCCCGTGACGAGACGCTGCTGGGCTACTACCGGGCAATCGCCGAACAGGTTGACATCGGCATCGCCCTGTGGAGCCACCCCGATAGCGGCTACCTGATGTCGCCGGAACTGTGCAACCGTCTGGCCGACATCGAGACCGTGGTGGCCATCAAGTACAGCGTGCCCCGGCCGCTGTACTCGGAGCTCACGGCCCTAGCTTCGGACCGCATCCAGGTAAGCACTGCGTCGGAAGACGAATGGCTCGACAACATCCTGGAACTGGACTGGCGGCTCTACCTGTGCTCGTCGCCCCCCTTCCTGCTCCAGACGGCGACGGACCGACGGATGCACGACTACACCCGGGCGGCCTTCGAGGGGCGAGCCGACGACGCACGATCGATCAGCGCCAGCCTCGATCCGGTGCGGGCCGCCCTTAAGGGCACCCGGCCGGCAGAGAAGCCCCATGCCCACCAGAAATACTGGCAGGAGTTGCTCGGTCAGGTCGGCGGCCGGGTCCGGGGGCCGCTGCTAGAGCTGACCGAGGACGAGAAGCGGATCACCCGCGAGGCGTTCGAGCAGTGCGGCCTGGGGTCCTAA
- a CDS encoding aldehyde dehydrogenase family protein translates to MGDVRTIDPQEQWRLLIGGEWTATASTYEIIDPNTTNVVGHAPDATVADTEAAIAAAKAALPGWAATSPAERGAMLQRLADVLRVQAPTWSALVQAETGATINVAETMQVGPNLADRYAQYAIPRHLDRAELPVTQAASALGPAGLVGAAVYRRPVGVVACITSYNFPLVNVAGKLAPALAMGNTCIIKPAPQDPLAVLRLGEAVVEAGLPPGVVNVLTSSGTEAPAALVSSPDVQMVSFTGSSAVGARIMADGASSMTRVLMELGGKGALVMTDDVDVSKAVGAIASVWGFHSGQICTAPTRVICHRSKVDELVSTLGAVAGMLKVGDATERDTLVGPLVSEAQRDSVESFIRGGVDAGATLVCGGERPDLPGYFVAPTLLADCTADMHAVREEAFGPVVVVLAHDGDDEAVSLANDSDYGLYSYVYSGDNARALQIAQQIQTGNVALNSVVPHPDAPFGGFKRSGIGRDRGIAGLEAYSEVQSISWLA, encoded by the coding sequence ATGGGTGACGTCAGGACCATCGACCCCCAGGAGCAGTGGCGCCTCCTCATCGGCGGCGAGTGGACGGCCACCGCTTCGACCTACGAGATCATCGACCCCAACACCACCAACGTGGTGGGGCACGCCCCGGACGCCACGGTGGCCGACACCGAGGCGGCGATCGCCGCGGCGAAGGCTGCTCTGCCCGGGTGGGCGGCCACGTCGCCCGCCGAGCGGGGCGCCATGCTCCAGCGCCTGGCAGACGTGCTCCGCGTTCAGGCCCCGACTTGGTCGGCACTGGTTCAGGCCGAGACCGGGGCGACCATCAACGTCGCCGAGACCATGCAGGTCGGTCCGAACCTGGCTGATCGCTACGCCCAGTACGCCATTCCCCGTCACCTCGACCGTGCCGAGCTGCCCGTCACCCAGGCGGCTTCGGCCCTCGGACCGGCGGGGCTGGTTGGTGCCGCGGTGTACCGCCGGCCGGTCGGCGTGGTGGCCTGCATCACCTCGTACAACTTTCCGCTGGTAAACGTGGCCGGCAAGTTGGCCCCCGCTCTAGCCATGGGCAACACCTGCATCATCAAGCCCGCTCCCCAGGATCCTCTGGCTGTCCTGCGTCTCGGCGAGGCCGTAGTCGAGGCGGGCCTACCTCCGGGAGTGGTCAACGTCCTGACCTCGTCGGGGACCGAGGCGCCGGCCGCCCTCGTTTCCTCGCCCGACGTGCAGATGGTGAGCTTTACCGGTTCGTCGGCGGTGGGTGCGCGGATCATGGCCGACGGTGCTTCGTCCATGACCCGGGTCCTCATGGAGTTGGGTGGCAAGGGCGCCTTGGTGATGACCGATGACGTGGACGTGAGCAAGGCCGTGGGCGCCATCGCCAGCGTGTGGGGCTTTCACAGCGGCCAGATATGCACTGCGCCCACCCGGGTGATCTGCCACCGCAGCAAGGTCGACGAACTGGTGTCCACGCTGGGTGCGGTGGCCGGGATGCTGAAGGTGGGCGACGCCACCGAGCGTGACACCCTGGTCGGCCCGCTGGTCAGTGAGGCACAGCGCGACAGTGTCGAGTCCTTCATCCGGGGTGGCGTCGACGCCGGGGCCACCCTGGTGTGTGGTGGTGAGCGGCCGGACCTGCCGGGCTACTTCGTGGCGCCCACGTTGTTGGCTGATTGCACGGCCGACATGCACGCCGTGCGCGAGGAGGCCTTCGGTCCGGTGGTGGTCGTCCTGGCCCACGACGGCGACGACGAGGCGGTGAGCCTGGCCAACGACTCGGACTACGGGCTCTACAGCTACGTCTACAGCGGCGACAACGCCCGGGCTCTGCAAATCGCCCAGCAAATCCAGACCGGCAACGTGGCGCTGAACAGCGTGGTCCCGCATCCCGATGCCCCGTTCGGTGGCTTCAAACGCTCCGGCATCGGCCGTGACCGCGGCATCGCCGGACTCGAGGCCTACAGCGAGGTGCAGTCGATCTCCTGGTTGGCGTGA
- a CDS encoding tryptophan 2,3-dioxygenase family protein: MNLPLENPFGNRDDLTYGSYLMVPELLSLQRCVSTDPETGKPEHDETLFIVIHQVYELWFKQLLHELDYVMTLLDADKVHASGHRLKRVLKIFKTMVGQVDVLETMTPAEFASFRSFLATASGFQSTQFRELEFLLGIKDRVQVEWFQGEGGDRLQARYDAPTLWDAVLHLLGRAGYDLSANVLQRDVRETVTEDEGVQAAIVSCYADDGFASLCETLTDLDEGLQEWRYRHVMMVRRTIGTNMGTGGSDGAAYLATTLFRPAFPDLWAIRAGF, translated from the coding sequence ATGAACCTTCCTCTCGAGAACCCGTTCGGCAACCGGGATGACCTCACCTACGGCAGCTACCTGATGGTGCCCGAACTGCTGTCGCTCCAGCGTTGCGTGTCGACCGACCCGGAGACCGGGAAGCCGGAGCATGACGAGACGCTCTTCATCGTCATCCACCAGGTCTACGAACTTTGGTTCAAGCAACTCCTGCACGAACTTGACTACGTCATGACCCTGCTCGACGCCGACAAGGTCCACGCCTCGGGGCATCGCCTCAAGAGGGTGCTGAAGATCTTCAAGACCATGGTCGGACAGGTGGACGTGCTCGAGACGATGACACCGGCCGAGTTCGCCAGCTTTCGATCGTTTCTGGCCACCGCCAGCGGCTTCCAGTCGACGCAGTTCCGCGAGCTCGAGTTCCTCCTCGGGATCAAGGACCGGGTGCAGGTGGAATGGTTCCAGGGCGAGGGTGGAGATCGTCTGCAGGCCCGATACGACGCACCCACCCTCTGGGATGCCGTACTTCACCTCCTGGGTCGAGCCGGATACGACCTGTCGGCCAACGTCCTTCAACGGGATGTCCGCGAGACAGTCACCGAGGACGAGGGTGTCCAGGCCGCCATCGTTTCCTGCTATGCGGATGATGGCTTCGCCAGCCTGTGTGAGACCCTCACCGATCTCGACGAGGGGCTCCAGGAGTGGCGCTACCGGCACGTGATGATGGTCCGTCGGACCATCGGCACGAACATGGGTACGGGCGGTTCCGACGGTGCTGCCTATCTAGCCACCACTCTCTTTCGCCCGGCGTTTCCCGACCTATGGGCCATCCGCGCCGGCTTCTGA